From the Longimicrobiaceae bacterium genome, the window CGTCATGGCGCGCGAGGTGGCCGAGTCCGTGGCGCAGCTGGACCGGCGCGCGCCGCGGCTGGACCCGGCGGTGCGCGCGGCGCTGCTCCGCTCGCTGGCGCTGCGGCCGGCGGACCGCTTCCCCCACGCGGGCGCCTTCGCGGACGCGCTGAACGCGGACCGCACGAACTCGGGCATTGCCTACGCACCGCCGCGCCCCGCGTCCGCCCCCGCGTCCGCAGCCGCGGGGATGGCGCAGGACTGGACGGAGATGGACGCCACGCGGGCGTTGGGCAATGCGCCGCAGCCCACTCCGTCCGCATCCCCCCGCCTCGGCGAGGCGCCGCGCGCGTACGAGGCGACGGAGTTCTATCAGCCGCCCGCGCGCCCGGCCGGACTCACGCAGCAGCCGGTCTTCCGGTCGCCCGCTCCTCAGCAGTCCGCGATGCGGCCGCAGCAGCCGGTGTCGCAGGCGCCGTTCCCGCGGCCCGAGCCCGTCCCGGCGTTCACCGCGTACCAGCCGCCCGCGCGCGCGGCCGTCGCGCCGGCCGTCCCGCAGGCCCCGGCCGCCCCGCCCCAGAAGCGCTCGGCCATCGGCCGGGTGATGCGCGGCGTGTGGGAGTTCACGGTATCCACCGTGGTGATGGGGCTGTTCGTGGGCTCGTGGGCGGTGGCGGCGAAGGGCGTGATGGACCACCTGCACTGGGCGATCTACGCGGGCGTGGCGGGCGCCGTGTTCTTCACGCCGCTCGCCGTGCACCGCCTCACCGGCAGCCGCGGGCGGTACTTCATGGTGCTGGTGGCGTCCGGCCTGGCGACGGGCGGAGCCCTGCGCGTGCTGCCGCCGGGGACCGACATCGCCATCCGGCTGGCAGGTATCTTCGGCGGCCAGGTGGTCGCGTCGTTCCTGGTCGCTCGCCTCACCCGCCGCAAGGTACGCGATGCCGCGGAAGAGGAGCTCTAGCCGCGCATCGAATCGGCGAAACTGGCAGATGGAGAGGCGGATGGGAGAGATTCCCGTCCGCCTCTTCTCGTTCACCCTGGGGTTCGATCCACCGGCTGGATCGGAGGTGTCGCACCTCGGCACACCGGCCGGACGGCGCGTCTACGGACCGACGACGCACATCCGCTGAAGATGCAGGGTGGAGGCGAGGGTCGGGAGCGCGTGATCGTGAAGGAAGTTGCGGGTGTGCGCATCTCCCCGTGGATGCCGGGAGGCGGGGCTCCGCGGGAGGCTGTCGATTGGGGCGGGGATCGTGTACGTTGTGAGGCTGCCGTTTCCCTCGCCCGCCGAACCCCGAGGCCGATCCCGTGCTCCTTCGCTACGTTCCGGTGGCGCTGCTGGCCGGCGCCGCCGCGCTCCACGCCCAGCAGGCCACCCCCGGCTACTCCCCCGCCGCGTCCGCCCGCGAGCGCGCGCTGGAGGCCGACGCCATCGCGCGGCCCACGCCCGCGGCGGCGGCGGCGCACTCGCACGCGCTCTCGCGCGAGACGCACGTGGCTGGCACCGCGGCCGACGCCCGCACCCGCGACTACGTGATCCAGCAGATGCGCGCGATGGGGCTGGAGACGGAGGTGCGGCCGTACGTGGTCTACCTGCCGCACGCCACCGCGGTGCACGTGTGGCGCACATCGCCGGACCCGCGCGAGCTGCCCATGAGCGAGCCGCCGGTGCCGGGCGACTCGACATCCACCGGACCGCAGTACCCGGCGGTGAACGGATCGAGCGGCGCAGGGAACGTGCGCGGCAACGTGGTCTACGTGAACTACGGGCTGGTGGAGGACTACGCGCGGCTGGACTCGCTGGGCGTGTCGGTGAAGAACCGCATCGCCATCGCGCGGTACGGACGGTCGTTCCGCGGCATCAAGGCGCGCGAGGCGGAGAAGCACGGCGCGCTGGGGCTCATCATCTACAGCGACCCCAAGGACGACGGGTCGGGCGCCGGACCGGTGTACCCGCAGGGGCGCTTCCGGCCCGAAGGCGGGATCCAGCGCGGCAGCGTGATGAACGGCGCGGGCGACCCCAGCACGCCCGGCTATCCCAGCGTAGCGGGCGCGCGCCGCATCCCCCAGGCGGACATGCAGGTGCCGCACATTCCCGTGGTGCCCATGAGCTACGGCAACGCGGCGGAGCTGCTGCGGGGGATGACGGGGCCGGAGGCGCCGGAGCGCTGGCAGGGCGGCCTGCCCTTCCGCTACCACCTGGGCCCCGGCCCGGTGGAGGCGCGCGTGTCGGTGGAGACGGACTCGGCGGCGCATGCGTACAAGACGATCTGGGACACGTTCGGCGTGGTGCGCGGGAGCGACCTGCCCAACGAGCTGGTGATCATCGGCGGGCACCGCGACGCGTGGGGGCCGGGCGCGTTCGACAACGTGAGCGGCACTGCGAGCGTGCTGGAGGCGGCGCGAGCGGTGGCGGAGCAGGTGAAGGCGGGCAACCGGCCGCGCCGCACCATCCTGTTCGCCACGTGGGACGCGGAGGAGTGGGGCCTGGTGGGCAGCACGGAGTTCGTGGAGCAGGACTCGCTCCGCCTGGCGCGCGGGGCGGTGGCGTACTTCAATCAGGACGTGTCCGCTTCCGGCCCCAACTTCGGCGGGGCGGCCAGCCCGTCGCTGCGGGCGCTGGTGCGCGACGTAGCGCGCGAGGTCCCCTCGCCGGACTCGGCGGGGCTGAGCGTGTACGGGGCGTGGCGGCGCAGCGCGAAGACGGCCGACGGGCACGAGCCGGAGATGGAGAGCCCCGGCGGCGGCTCGGACTTCGCGGGCTTCTACAACCACCTGGGCATCCCGATGGCGGACTGGGGCTTCGGCGGGCCGGGCGGCGTGTACCACTCGCAGTACGACTCGTTCGAGTGGATGCGGCGCTTCGGCGACCCCGGCTTCCGGCGCCACGCGGCCAGCGCGCAGGTGGGCGCGGCCGCGGTGCTGCGCATGGCCAACGCCGAGGTGCTGCCGTACGACTACGAGGAGTTCGCGCACACGCTCCGCGGCTACCTGCCGGCGCTGGACTCGTCGTTCGTGGCGAAGGGCTGGCCGGCGGCGTCGGGCCCGCTGGCGGGGGCGCTGGACTACATGGGCCGCGCGGCGGCGGGCTTCGCACGGGCGCGCGACGCCGCGCTGGCGGGCGGCGCGCTCCCGGCCGCTCGGCGCGACCGCGCCAACCGCGCACTGATGGCGGTGGAGCGCGCCCTCACCCGGCGCGAAGGGCTGAAGACGCGTCCCTGGTACCGCGGGCTGGTGTACGTGGCGGACGAGGACAACGGCTACTCCACGATGGTCTTTCCCTCCGTCGGCGAGGCGGTGCGGGCCGGCGACCGGCAGCTCGCCGAGCGGGAGGTCGCGGACCTCGCCTCGCGCATCATGGCCGCGTCCCAGGCGCTCCTCTCCGCCACCGAAGCCGTGGGCGAGCCCTGAGCCACGCATCCGCGGAGTCGCGTCCGAAGCGCCCGCCACGCATCCGCCGAATCGCCGCGGACGGGAGAT encodes:
- a CDS encoding M20/M25/M40 family metallo-hydrolase yields the protein MLLRYVPVALLAGAAALHAQQATPGYSPAASARERALEADAIARPTPAAAAAHSHALSRETHVAGTAADARTRDYVIQQMRAMGLETEVRPYVVYLPHATAVHVWRTSPDPRELPMSEPPVPGDSTSTGPQYPAVNGSSGAGNVRGNVVYVNYGLVEDYARLDSLGVSVKNRIAIARYGRSFRGIKAREAEKHGALGLIIYSDPKDDGSGAGPVYPQGRFRPEGGIQRGSVMNGAGDPSTPGYPSVAGARRIPQADMQVPHIPVVPMSYGNAAELLRGMTGPEAPERWQGGLPFRYHLGPGPVEARVSVETDSAAHAYKTIWDTFGVVRGSDLPNELVIIGGHRDAWGPGAFDNVSGTASVLEAARAVAEQVKAGNRPRRTILFATWDAEEWGLVGSTEFVEQDSLRLARGAVAYFNQDVSASGPNFGGAASPSLRALVRDVAREVPSPDSAGLSVYGAWRRSAKTADGHEPEMESPGGGSDFAGFYNHLGIPMADWGFGGPGGVYHSQYDSFEWMRRFGDPGFRRHAASAQVGAAAVLRMANAEVLPYDYEEFAHTLRGYLPALDSSFVAKGWPAASGPLAGALDYMGRAAAGFARARDAALAGGALPAARRDRANRALMAVERALTRREGLKTRPWYRGLVYVADEDNGYSTMVFPSVGEAVRAGDRQLAEREVADLASRIMAASQALLSATEAVGEP